A section of the Lepus europaeus isolate LE1 chromosome 10, mLepTim1.pri, whole genome shotgun sequence genome encodes:
- the PANX2 gene encoding pannexin-2 isoform X1, translating to MQHLLEQSADMATALLAGEKLRELILPGAQDEKAGALAALLLPLKLELPFDRVVTMGTVLVPILLVTLVFTKNFAEEPIYCYTPHNFTRDQALYARGYCWTELRDALPGVDASLWPSLFEHKFLPYALLAFAAIMYVPALGWEFLAATRLTSELNFLLQEIDNCYHRAAEGRAPKIEKQIQSKGPGITERERREIIENAEKEKSPEQNLFEKYLERRGRSNFLAKLYLARHVLILLLSVVPISYLCTYYATQKQNEFTCALGAAPAVRVSCKLPSVQLQRIIAGVDIVLLCFMNLVILVNLVHLFIFRKSNFIFDKLHKVGIKTRRQWRRSQFCDINILAMFCNENRDHIKSLNRLDFITNESDLMYDNVVRQLLAALAQSNHDATPTVRDSGVQTADPGADPGADPAGSAEPPVVKRPRRKMKWIPSGNPLPQPFKEPLAVARVDSGKADKPKPVRRKTTDTLIAPLLDAGARAAHHYKGGGGGGDSGPAPDKKHARHFSLDVHPYILGTKKAKPEPTPAALPASRSQEGGFLSQAEERGLGLGAAPAKDAPLPEKELPFPAEPGRAGLPPGGPFHVCSPPAAPAAASLSSPAGLGKADPLAILSRNATHPLLHINTLYEAREEEDGGPRVAPDMSDLIAIPPTQQLLIATFDEPRTVVNTVEF from the exons ATGCAACACCTCCTGGAGCAGTCGGCGGACATGGCGACCGCGCTGCTGGCGGGCGAGAAGCTGCGGGAGCTGATCCTGCCCGGCGCGCAGGACGAGAAGGCGGGCGCGCTGGCcgcgctgctgctgccgctgaaGCTCGAGCTGCCGTTCGACCGCGTGGTCACCATGGGCACCGTGCTCGTGCCCATCCTGCTGGTCACCCTGGTCTTCACCAAGAACTTCGCAG aGGAACCCATCTACTGCTACACCCCTCACAACTTCACCCGCGACCAGGCGCTGTACGCCCGCGGCTACTGCTGGACGGAGCTGCGGGACGCGCTGCCCGGCGTGGACGCCAGCCTGTGGCCCTCGCTGTTCGAGCACAAGTTCCTGCCCTATGCGCTGCTGGCCTTCGCCGCCATCATGTACGTGCCGGCGCTGGGCTGGGAGTTCCTGGCCGCCACCCGCCTCACCTCTGAGCTCAACTTCCTGCTGCAGGAGATCGACAACTGCTACCACCGGGCGGCCGAGGGCCGGGCGCCCAAGATCGAAAAGCAGATCCAGTCCAAGGGGCCTGGCATCACGGAGCGGGAGCGGCGGGAGATCATCGAGAACGCGGAGAAGGAGAAGAGCCCGGAGCAGAACCTGTTCGAGAAGTACCTGGAGCGCCGCGGCCGCAGCAACTTCTTGGCCAAGCTGTACCTGGCGCGCCACGTGCTCATCCTGCTGCTCAGCGTGGTGCCCATCTCCTACCTGTGCACCTACTACGCCACGCAGAAGCAGAACGAGTTCACCTGCGCGCTGGGCGCCGCGCCCGCCGTGCGCGTGAGCTGCAAGCTGCCGTCCGTGCAGCTGCAGCGCATCATCGCCGGCGTGGACATCGTGCTGCTCTGCTTCATGAACCTGGTCATCCTCGTCAACCTGGTGCACCTGTTCATCTTCCGCAAGAGCAACTTCATCTTCGACAAGCTGCACAAGGTGGGCATCAAGACGCGCCGGCAGTGGCGCCGCTCGCAGTTCTGCGACATCAACATCCTGGCCATGTTCTGCAACGAGAACCGCGACCACATCAAGTCGCTCAACCGCCTGGACTTCATCACCAACGAGAGCGACCTCATGTACGACAACGTGGTGCGGCAGCTGCTGGCCGCGCTGGCCCAGTCCAACCACGACGCCACGCCCACGGTGCGCGACTCGGGCGTGCAGACGGCCGACCCCGGCGCCGACCCAGGCGCCGACCCCGCGGGCTCCGCCGAGCCGCCCGTGGTGAAGCGGCCGCGACGCAAGATGAAGTGGATCCCCTCCGGCAACCCGCTGCCGCAGCCCTTCAAGGAGCCGCTGGCCGTGGCGCGCGTGGACAGCGGCAAGGCCGACAAGCCCAAGCCCGTGCGCAGGAAGACCACCGACACGCTCATCGCCCCGCTGCTGGACGCGGGCGCGCGCGCCGCGCACCACTAcaagggcggcggcggcggcggggactCGGGCCCCGCGCCCGACAAGAAGCACGCGCGCCACTTCTCCCTGGACGTGCACCCCTACATCCTGGGCACGAAGAAGGCCAAGCCCGAGCCCACGCCGGCGGCCCTGCCCGCCTCCCGGAGCCAGGAGGGGGGCTTCCTGTCTCAGGCCGAGGAGCGGGGGCTGGGTCTGGGCGCAGCGCCCGCCAAAG ATGCTCCGCTCCCCGAAAAGGAACTCCCGTTCCCCGCAGAGcccggcagggcagggctgcccccCGGGGGCCCGTTCCACGTCTGCTCGCCCCCGGCTGCCCCTGCCGCGGCCTCCCTGTCGTCACCAGCTGGCCTGGGCAAGGCCGACCCCCTCGCCATCCTGAGCCGAAATGCCACTCACCCCCTGCTCCACATCAACACGCTGTACGAGGCCCGGGAGGAGGAGGACGGGGGTCCCCGCGTGGCCCCCGACATGAG
- the PANX2 gene encoding pannexin-2 isoform X2: MQHLLEQSADMATALLAGEKLRELILPGAQDEKAGALAALLLPLKLELPFDRVVTMGTVLVPILLVTLVFTKNFAEEPIYCYTPHNFTRDQALYARGYCWTELRDALPGVDASLWPSLFEHKFLPYALLAFAAIMYVPALGWEFLAATRLTSELNFLLQEIDNCYHRAAEGRAPKIEKQIQSKGPGITERERREIIENAEKEKSPEQNLFEKYLERRGRSNFLAKLYLARHVLILLLSVVPISYLCTYYATQKQNEFTCALGAAPAVRVSCKLPSVQLQRIIAGVDIVLLCFMNLVILVNLVHLFIFRKSNFIFDKLHKVGIKTRRQWRRSQFCDINILAMFCNENRDHIKSLNRLDFITNESDLMYDNVVRQLLAALAQSNHDATPTVRDSGVQTADPGADPGADPAGSAEPPVVKRPRRKMKWIPSGNPLPQPFKEPLAVARVDSGKADKPKPVRRKTTDTLIAPLLDAGARAAHHYKGGGGGGDSGPAPDKKHARHFSLDVHPYILGTKKAKPEPTPAALPASRSQEGGFLSQAEERGLGLGAAPAKDAPLPEKELPFPAEPGRAGLPPGGPFHVCSPPAAPAAASLSSPAGLGKADPLAILSRNATHPLLHINTLCSSPPSTSPERL; the protein is encoded by the exons ATGCAACACCTCCTGGAGCAGTCGGCGGACATGGCGACCGCGCTGCTGGCGGGCGAGAAGCTGCGGGAGCTGATCCTGCCCGGCGCGCAGGACGAGAAGGCGGGCGCGCTGGCcgcgctgctgctgccgctgaaGCTCGAGCTGCCGTTCGACCGCGTGGTCACCATGGGCACCGTGCTCGTGCCCATCCTGCTGGTCACCCTGGTCTTCACCAAGAACTTCGCAG aGGAACCCATCTACTGCTACACCCCTCACAACTTCACCCGCGACCAGGCGCTGTACGCCCGCGGCTACTGCTGGACGGAGCTGCGGGACGCGCTGCCCGGCGTGGACGCCAGCCTGTGGCCCTCGCTGTTCGAGCACAAGTTCCTGCCCTATGCGCTGCTGGCCTTCGCCGCCATCATGTACGTGCCGGCGCTGGGCTGGGAGTTCCTGGCCGCCACCCGCCTCACCTCTGAGCTCAACTTCCTGCTGCAGGAGATCGACAACTGCTACCACCGGGCGGCCGAGGGCCGGGCGCCCAAGATCGAAAAGCAGATCCAGTCCAAGGGGCCTGGCATCACGGAGCGGGAGCGGCGGGAGATCATCGAGAACGCGGAGAAGGAGAAGAGCCCGGAGCAGAACCTGTTCGAGAAGTACCTGGAGCGCCGCGGCCGCAGCAACTTCTTGGCCAAGCTGTACCTGGCGCGCCACGTGCTCATCCTGCTGCTCAGCGTGGTGCCCATCTCCTACCTGTGCACCTACTACGCCACGCAGAAGCAGAACGAGTTCACCTGCGCGCTGGGCGCCGCGCCCGCCGTGCGCGTGAGCTGCAAGCTGCCGTCCGTGCAGCTGCAGCGCATCATCGCCGGCGTGGACATCGTGCTGCTCTGCTTCATGAACCTGGTCATCCTCGTCAACCTGGTGCACCTGTTCATCTTCCGCAAGAGCAACTTCATCTTCGACAAGCTGCACAAGGTGGGCATCAAGACGCGCCGGCAGTGGCGCCGCTCGCAGTTCTGCGACATCAACATCCTGGCCATGTTCTGCAACGAGAACCGCGACCACATCAAGTCGCTCAACCGCCTGGACTTCATCACCAACGAGAGCGACCTCATGTACGACAACGTGGTGCGGCAGCTGCTGGCCGCGCTGGCCCAGTCCAACCACGACGCCACGCCCACGGTGCGCGACTCGGGCGTGCAGACGGCCGACCCCGGCGCCGACCCAGGCGCCGACCCCGCGGGCTCCGCCGAGCCGCCCGTGGTGAAGCGGCCGCGACGCAAGATGAAGTGGATCCCCTCCGGCAACCCGCTGCCGCAGCCCTTCAAGGAGCCGCTGGCCGTGGCGCGCGTGGACAGCGGCAAGGCCGACAAGCCCAAGCCCGTGCGCAGGAAGACCACCGACACGCTCATCGCCCCGCTGCTGGACGCGGGCGCGCGCGCCGCGCACCACTAcaagggcggcggcggcggcggggactCGGGCCCCGCGCCCGACAAGAAGCACGCGCGCCACTTCTCCCTGGACGTGCACCCCTACATCCTGGGCACGAAGAAGGCCAAGCCCGAGCCCACGCCGGCGGCCCTGCCCGCCTCCCGGAGCCAGGAGGGGGGCTTCCTGTCTCAGGCCGAGGAGCGGGGGCTGGGTCTGGGCGCAGCGCCCGCCAAAG ATGCTCCGCTCCCCGAAAAGGAACTCCCGTTCCCCGCAGAGcccggcagggcagggctgcccccCGGGGGCCCGTTCCACGTCTGCTCGCCCCCGGCTGCCCCTGCCGCGGCCTCCCTGTCGTCACCAGCTGGCCTGGGCAAGGCCGACCCCCTCGCCATCCTGAGCCGAAATGCCACTCACCCCCTGCTCCACATCAACACGCT